In Temnothorax longispinosus isolate EJ_2023e chromosome 2, Tlon_JGU_v1, whole genome shotgun sequence, one DNA window encodes the following:
- the Dcr-2 gene encoding endoribonuclease Dcr-2, which yields MEYKTMEVKFTPENETGFTPRAYQIDLYERATRNNTILYLPTGAGKTYIAVMLLKHLSGDVRRPYREGGKRSIFVVNTVALVVQQADYISRHTGLKCKGYSGDMKVDFWQEQQWSAEIEEHEVLVMTSQIFLDILGHGRMKLDRVNLIIFDECHRAVSNHPMRLIMQRFEDCSKEKHPRILAMSATLLNANVKADKIESTIKALEITFHAKIATVGSTDCIQGYCTNPKEDIVKYTKCIIPQLTLMKKITCIIETTSEILENVKIDFDEIYNESSVKMRPKSKSSKLEAILKDIETTTSLTGIYGGNKSALLHLIQLESLRKHCNDQTTEILLDYLITQVMLIRKLFDNEMKDLTELERLYNFSSDQVLKLLKILLDNDKLNKQKFCCIIFVRERFMTQVIYHILKTLSAHDEKYSFLSPDYVLGFQNNPYKHSREVSCIAKWNKEVLQRFKRGTANCIVATDVVDEGIDIPTCTLIIRYDMPMDFRAYVQSKGRARHNSSNYVILMPQEDCGFLQRYYEYKKTELQLKGILVGQTEQRTLPTQNDIINDLYTDCEIEPYTVKRNGVVESCLTEMGAISLINMYCTALLKSKFICLVPVWKLYEKDSPRAKLFQVSLKLPNLSPLKVEIYGDFKESIDSAKRSAAMKSCIRLHELGALNDKLLPATDDEITQNLDYLFPNWIDEDNYQSGTYKRKREHKLEHPLAFYGAYPQPLQPLYLHILDCTSTYPVTGYDNRRVVFYNLLNDKNGFGILSTKSLPKIPSFPIFMKDGKLNVDVKSNPTTIMLSGSDIQLLKRFHFLLFNDIIPVIKSFMIFDNDDLENSFLIVPLNDTQEINWNAVETYQHIERIIPDKPFHFKTSDYELALVTPTYRGSAVYVVTRVCDDLTPESCFPNEDFETFTHYYKEKHGLTIENLQQSMLEVKPIPIKINYIKPRKLPEGPVKYKKTDDTLEDLQEHLIPELCWRINFPAVYWLKATTLPSILHRICQFLIAEDLRVTIARETELGTMTLKKLPPLEIEEDVDKLNEEDYSNGLELTDDSIEKTQLDQTYSDLNVFELDCNPFLRDQEPRDLYRDIDQIQMIDIQYYNQFMSNSNYNEDDSAKKNTNKSVGHYIERSMISAPSLNVLASSDRQSPSQGPNSTEIMHALTTKLGLDMFNLERLETLGDSYLKFIVSLFLYQKFPTFSEGQLTAVKGKIIGNRNLYYCGSKKGIPGRIKNDAFVPTSNFIPPAFTVLRPLQTILLKESVAPNVLYEFQIPELERYTGYISEDTKYVMQQTVINWDKGDKQTGVEHYLGVQILSDKTVADSVEALIGVYLRSNGIKGAAKLLKWFGILPDIDNRIEIDKLLDNNPPDPVIGSGDPNRHMPWADTIETKFGYKFKNRAFLLQAFTHPSYTPNAITECYQRLEFLGDAILDFLITCHIYENCGNLSPGDLTDLRSALVNNITFACLAVRYGLHTALLAYAPMLHEMIDRFVKFQEERDYAINDELLCVLIEEDECNLTEYIDVPKTLGDLFESLIGAIYLDSGKSLTKVWEIIHSLMHKEIDEFSKNIPKQPVRVIHENTDIRPKFLEATLIEGTGMVMIPLKITIGGKEKLFHGFGVNKKQAKCAAAKQALKRLQLEK from the exons acCTTATCGGGAAGGTGGGAAACGTAGTATATTCGTTGTAAACACAGTAGCACTGGTAGTGCAACAAGCGGATTATATAAGTAGGCACACGGGCCTAAAATGTAAAGGTTACAGCGGAGACATGAAG GTGGACTTTTGGCAGGAGCAACAATGGTCGGCCGAAATAGAAGAACACGAG GTTTTGGTAATGACGTCGCAAATCTTTCTGGATATCCTCGGGCACGGACGCATGAAGTTAGATAGAGTAAACTTAATCATATTTGACGAGTGCCACAGAGCTGTATCTAATCATCCAATGAGACTAATTATGCAACGATTTGAAGATTGCTCTAAGGAAAAGCATCCACGTATCTTAGCTATGTCGGCAACATTACTGAACGCCAATGTAAAAGCAGATAAAATTGAATCTACGATTAAG GCTTTAGAAATAACATTCCATGCAAAGATAGCAACAGTAGGTTCAACAGATTGTATCCAAGGATATTGTACAAACCCGAAAGAAGATATCGTCAAATAcacaaaatgtataattcCACAGTTAActttaatgaaaaagataacTTGTATTATAGAAACAACTTCAGAAATTCtagaaaatgtaaagattgattttgatgaaatatataatgaatccAGCGTGAAAATGCGGCCTAAATCTAAATCTTCCAAGTTAGAAGCTATTTTGAAAGACATAGAAACAACTACATCACTTACCG GCATATATGGTGGAAATAAGTCCGCTTTGTTACATTTAATCCAGCTAGAGAGTTTAAGGAAACACTGCAACGACCAA ACGACAGAGATTCTTCTGGATTATCTAATTACTCAAGTAATGCTAATAAGGAAACTGTTTGATAACGAGATGAAAGATCTCACAGAATTAGAACGATTGTACAA cTTTTCATCCGACCAAGTCCTTAAATTACTTAAGATATTGTTGGATAATGATAAATTGAACAAACAAAAGTTCTGCTGCATTATTTTTGTCAGGGAAAGATTTATGACACAAGtgatatatcatatattaaaa acaCTATCTGCGCACGATGAGAAATACAGTTTCCTTTCGCCCGATTACGTACTTGGATTTCAGAATAATCCTTACAAACATAGTAGAGAAGTTTCATGTATTGCAAAATGGAATAAGGAAGTGTTGCAAAG ATTTAAAAGAGGTACGGCAAATTGCATTGTAGCGACCGATGTTGTTGATGAAGGTATCGATATACCAACTTGCACATTGATAATACGATATGATATGCCAATGGATTTTAGAGCATATGTTCAAAGTAAGGGTCGGGCACGCCACAATTCGAGTAATTATGTAATCTTAATGCCGCAAGAGGATTGCGGTTTTCTTCAGAGATATTATGAGTACAAAAAAACAGAGTTGCAATTGAAAGGG ATTTTGGTGGGACAAACCGAACAGCGTACGCTACCTACTCAAAACGATATTATAAACGATCTGtatactgattgtgagatcgAGCCGTATACAGTGAAACGTAACGGTGTTGTGGAAAGTTGCCTAACAGAAATGGGTGCGATTAGCttgataaatatgtattgCACTGCTCTACtgaaatctaaatttatttgtctGGTTCCGGTTTGGAAATTGTATGAAAAGGATAGTCCTCGGGCGAAATTGTTTcaa GTTTCTCTCAAATTACCAAACTTATCACCactaaaagttgaaatttacGGTGATTTTAAGGAAAGTATAGATAGTGCTAAACGATCCGCTGCTATGAAAAGTTGCATAAGATTGCACGAACTAGGTGCATTGAACGACAAGCTATTACCTGCAACCGACGATGAAATCACACAAAATTTGGATTACTTGTTCCCAAATTGGATAGATGAAGACAATTATCAATCTGgcacatataaaagaaagCGAGAACATAAATTAGAA CATCCGCTTGCGTTTTATGGTGCGTATCCACAGCCTTTACAGCCATTGTATCTTCATATTCTTGATTGTACCTCTACGTATCCTGTGACGGGCTATGATAATAGACGTgtagttttttataatttgcttAATGACAAGAATGGCTTTGGTATTCTTTCCACAAAGAGTTTGCCAAAG ATACCCTCGTTTCCGATTTTCATGAAGGATGGTAAATTAAATGTCGATGTAAAATCCAATCCCACAACGATAATGTTGAGCGGAAGTGATATTCAATTGCTTAAGAGATTTCATTTCTTATTGTTCAATGATATTATTCCTGTGATTAAAAGCTTTATGATTTTCGATAACGATGATCTTGAAAATTCCTTCTTAATTGTTCCAT TGAATGATACGCAGGAGATAAATTGGAACGCTGTTGAAACGTATCAACATATAGAACGAATTATACCGGATAAGCCTTTTCATTTTAAGACTAGCGATTACGAGTTAGCACTGGTTACCCCAACGTATAGAGGATCAGCAGTCTATGTAGTTACGCGAGTGTGTGATGATCTCACACCTGAATCATGTTTCCCCAATGAGGATTTTGAGACATTCACgcattattataaagaaaaacatgGACTGACTATAGAAAATCTGCAGCAATCTATGTTGGAGGTGAAACCAATACCAATCAAAATTAACTACATAAAACCGAG AAAATTGCCCGAAGGTCCggtgaaatataagaaaacgGACGACACACTGGAAGATCTTCAGGAACATCTAATTCCTGAACTGTGTTGGAGGATAAATTTCCCGGCTGTATATTGGTTAAAAGCGACCACGTTGCCTTCCATTCTTCACAGAATTTGTCAATTCTTAATCGCGGAAGACTTGAGAGTAACTATTGCAAGAGAGACTGAATTAGGTACGATgacattaaagaaattaccTCCCTTAGAAATAGAGGAAgatgttgataaattgaatgAAGAGGATTATAGTAATGGATTGGAATTGACGGATGATTCGATTGAGAAAACGCAATTGGATCAAACGTATTCAGATTTAAATGTGTTCGAATTAG ATTGTAACCCCTTCTTGAGGGACCAGGAACCTCGCGATTTATATCGCGATATAGACCAAATTCAAATGATCGATATTCAGTATTATAATCAGTTTATGTCTAACTCAAACTATAATGAAGATGACAGCGCCAAG AAAAATACGAATAAAAGTGTCGGTCACTACATAGAAAGGTCAATGATATCAGCACCATCGTTAAATGTTCTTGCGTCCTCTGATAGACAGTCTCCCTCGCAAGGTCCTAATTCAACAGAAATCATGCAT gcgctgACCACCAAACTGGGCCTAGATATGTTCAATCTAGAGCGGTTGGAAACTTTAGGTGATTCCTATCTAAAGTTCATTGTATCGctgtttttatatcaaaaattccCAACGTTCAGCGAAGGTCAATTGACGGCGGTGAAGGGAAAGATTATTGGCAATCGGAATCTCTATTATTGCGGCAGTAAAAAGGGTATTCCCGGTCGTATAAAGAACGATGCGTTTGTGCCCACGAGCAATTTTATCCCGCCCGCGTTCACGGTGCTGCGGCCATTGCAAACGATATTACTGAAGGAATCAGTGGCACCAAATGTATTGTATGAATTTCAAATACCGGAATTGGAGAGGTACACCGGATACATAAGCGAAGATACAAAATATGTGATGCAGCAGACGGTGATAAACTGGGATAAGGGGGATAAGCAAACGGGTGTCGAACATTATCTCGGTGTACAAATCTTATCCGATAAAACCGTGGCGGATTCGGTAGAAGCGTTGATTGGCGTTTATCTCAGA AGTAACGGTATAAAAGGCGCCGCAAAACTGCTCAAATGGTTCGGTATACTGCCTGATATTGACAATAGGATTGAGATTGACAAATTACTGGATAATAATCCACCTGATCCTGTAATTGGTAGTGGCGATCCGAACCGCCACATGCCGTGGGCTGATACTATAGAAACCAAGTTTGGCTATAAATTCAAGAATCGAGCATTTCTGTTACAG GCATTCACGCATCCATCCTATACACCGAATGCAATAACCGAGTGTTATCAAAGATTAGAATTTCTCGGAGATGCTATTCttg ATTTTTTGATAACGTGTCACATTTACGAAAATTGTGGAAATTTAAGTCCTGGTGATCTTACCGATCTGAGATCTGCGCTCGTCAATAACATAACGTTCGCCTGCTTGGCAGTGCGGTATGGTTTGCATACCGCCTTATTGGCCTACGCTCCCATGTTGCACGAAATGATTGATCGTTTTGTGAAGTTCCAAGAGGAACGAGACTATGCAATTAATGACGAG CTGTTATGCGTGCTGATCGAAGAAGACGAGTGTAATCTGACAGAATATATTGACGTTCCAAAGACTCTCGGCGATCTATTCGAATCTTTAATCGGTGCTATTTATCTTGACAGTGGCAAAAGTCTTACAAAAGTCTGGGAAATTATCCATTCTCTTATGCACAAAGAGAtcg ATGAATTTAGCAAAAATATTCCTAAACAGCCGGTACGAGTAATACATGAAAATACAGATATACGCCCTAAGTTCCT AGAAGCGACATTGATTGAAGGCACTGGCATGGTTATGATACCTTTGAAAATCACTATCGGTGGTAAGGAGAAACTCTTCCATGGTTTCGGTGTTAATAAGAAACAGGCTAAATGCGCAGCCGCAAAACAAGCATTAAAAAGACTGCAACTCGAAAAATAA
- the LOC139825390 gene encoding uncharacterized protein isoform X1: MYSVCLTVFLVVSICSLTAQQPTFFRSTTFKGLSGLAPSAVALAKDEVRAVYYHEQTVAVVDLGPRNELHDCNIIEVYEPSEATDVLRNLSMTARPQVVSFQEITRLMQQCELLDGLQVEATSTLPTNALSRGTRIAASSITLFSGILPGTKWCGTGDLAENYHDLGDLPHIDRCCRNHDLCPIKVRAQQTRYNLTNYSLYTNLNFLQITLYLRPSTLSMFKSCQPSNGEFDGADIFQYRQGAVYRRHRKKSIFFLRSIKKICTCEKGILTKRY; the protein is encoded by the exons ATGTATTCGGTGTGCTTGACGGTTTTTCTCGTCGTGTCGATATGCAGCTTGACCGCTCAGCAGCCAACGTTCTTCAGAAGCACAACATTCAAGGGGTTGAGCGGTCTCGCGCCAAGTGCCGTCGCGCTCGCGAAGGACGAGGTACGAGCGGTTTATTATCACGAACAGACGGTGGCAGTGGTCGATCTTGGTCCGAGAAATGAACTACATGACTGCAATATAATCGAAGTATA CGAGCCGTCCGAGGCTACTGATGTTTTGCGAAACTTGTCTATGACTGCGCGTCCGCAAGTAGTGTCCTTCCAGGAGATAACGAGACTCATGCAACAGTGCGAATTGTTAGACGGACTACAGGTGGAGGCCACGTCCACCTTGCCCACAAATGCATTGAGTAGAGGGACTCGTATAGCCGCGAGTTCCATCACTCTGTTCTCCGGTATTCTGCCAG GCACAAAATGGTGCGGTACGGGCGACTTAGCCGAGAATTATCACGATTTGGGCGATCTACCTCACATTGACAG GTGTTGTCGTAACCACGATCTCTGCCCAATAAAAGTACGAGCTCAGCAAACCCGATACAACCTCACTAACTACTCCCTGTACACTAA TCTTAACTTTTTACAGATCACATTGTACTTGCGACCAAGTACTTTATCAATGTTTAAAAGCTGCCAACCATCCAACGGCGAATTTGATGGGGcagatatatttcaatatcgtCAAGGTGCCGTGTATAGAAGACATAGGAAGAAATCGATATTCTTCCTCAGATCCATTAAGAAAATTTGTACCTGTGAAAAGGGTATATTAACTAAAAGATATTAG
- the LOC139825389 gene encoding uncharacterized protein, protein MIYNCNRNRVHKIDSGCTYNKFTSYSHEYVARTMEKAATNSSSQSKIGDNNQTEKRDLNPTSRYNEVPAMQQQTQFTCSLYISRAGGLEDQGHGIPDCELLRSHLEEAIAASEPLSTWRVSETPCGLIAAFVRENDAEKLLQRGDLARVFGGPVQVARFSARDSRYRQAVLLRDVPWAIPLQDINSALAKQGIIAGNVERSRQFVRVEVFDAGHYEALLRQGLDFFEVARFNAIPERWWRGGGAASSSGVPSRYTPGNDGGNVPEAYQDTVSQPADTVLQCYRCQGFWHMAANCRHLPRCVRCGEPHSVEFCPRPRNNPICCHCSGPHHAGYRQCPVRLQLSNATPVSITLSTTRTGGVQYPASATKSSSMCHSLRQGHC, encoded by the exons atgatatataattgtaatagaaaCCGTGTACACAAAATCGATTCTGgctgtacatataataaattcacaAGTTACAGTCACGAGTACGTGGCGCGCACGATGGAGAAGGCCGCGACAAATTCGTCGTCGCAGAGCAAGATCGGAGACAATAACCAGACAGAAAAAAGAGACTTAAACCCGACGTCGCGCTATAATGAAGTTCCCGCTATGCAGCAGCAGACACAATTTACGTGTTCTTTGTACATTTCGCGTGCTGGCGGCCTTGAAGATCAAGGCCACGGAATCCCAG ATTGCGAACTGCTGCGATCTCATCTCGAGGAAGCTATCGCCGCTTCCGAGCCGCTGTCGACCTGGCGTGTCTCTGAAACTCCGTGCGGTCTCATAGCCGCTTTCGTGCGAGAAAATGACGCCGAGAAACTCTTGCAGCGCGGCGACTTAGCTCGAGTGTTCGGGGGACCCGTGCAA GTAGCGCGATTCTCTGCAAGAGATTCTCGATATCGCCAAGCCGTGCTCCTGAGAGACGTACCGTGGGCTATACCACTGCAGGATATAAATTCGGCTCTAGCGAAGCAGGGAATCATTGCTGGAAATGTCGAACGTTCGCGACAATTTGTTCGAGTCGAG GTTTTTGACGCGGGTCATTACGAAGCTTTGCTGCGTCAAGGTCTAGACTTCTTCGAGGTGGCTCGTTTCAATGCGATTCCAGAACGCTGGTGGCGTGGCGGCGGTGCCGCATCCTCGTCCGGTGTACCCTCGCGATACACGCCGGGGAACGACGGAGGCAATGTCCCAGAAGCGTATCAAGATACTGTATCGCAACCGGCGGACACCGTGTTGCAGTGCTACCGATGTCAGGGTTTCTGGCACATGGCCGCTAATTGCCGGCACTTGCCCCGTTGCGTCCGCTGCGGCGAGCCACATAGCGTTGAGTTTTGTCCAAGGCCGCGCAACAACCCCATATGTTGCCATTGCTCCGGGCCCCACCACGCCG gATATAGACAATGCCCGGTCAGACTGCAGCTGTCTAACGCAACTCCCGTGAGCATCACGTTGAGCACGACTCGCACGGGGGGAGTTCAATATCCAGCGAGCGCTACGAAGTCGAGCTCCATGTGCCATTCTCTGAGACAAGGCCATTGTTAA
- the Mfap1 gene encoding microfibrillar-associated protein 1: MMMDYFVTNNSLAPAPMGIQSTAGAVPVKNDKGELSMKKVKVHRYVSGKRPDYAAVSSDEESEDEDFLERRVHKGYDDNETVADVASHLHTKSRDEDDPRLRRLTRQQKEASAEVQAERHRHIHEPELIEIELERTRERIKLESSDSSEDEELSDSEIEKRREALKQRVLSRKETEEELIQGEEEERSGETSEESSEEEEYTDSEEETGPRLKPVYVRKKDRITVMEKEKEAMRQKQAEVEAKKAVEERKRQTLRMVEETIRKETQMGNKGNTEHESKLNDVCTDDENDEVEYEAWKLRELKRIKRDREEREQLEKERLEIERIRNMTEEERRQEARLNPKTITNKAAKGKYKFLQKYYHRGAFYLDKDDTIFKRDFSGATLEDHFDKTILPKVMQVKNFGRSGRTKYTHLVDQDTTQFDSPWISETAQNLKFHNNQAAGMKQVFERPFLKKRKTEN, encoded by the exons ATGATGATGGACTATTTTGTGACGAACAATTCCTTAGCACCCGCACCGATGGGGATACAAAGCACGGCGGGTGCTGTGCCCGTGAAGAATGACAAAG GAGAATTGTCTATGAAGAAGGTGAAGGTACATCGTTACGTTTCCGGTAAGCGGCCAGATTATGCAGCAGTAAGTTCGGATGAGGAATCAGAAGATGAGGACTTCCTTGAAAGGCGCGTGCACAAGGGTTACGACGACAACGAGACCGTCGCGGACGTTGCCTCACATTTGCACACGAAGAGTAGGGACGAGGATGATCCGCGTCTGCGAAGGTTGACACGGCAGCAAAAGGAGGCGTCGGCCGAGGTGCAAGCGGAAAGACACAGACACATTCACGAGCCCGAGCTTATCGAGATCGAGCTAGAAAGAACGCGAGAGAGGATCAAGTTAGAGAGTTCTGACTCGTCCGAGGATGAGGAACTGTCGGATTCCGAGATAGAGAAACGACGGGAGGCCCTGAAGCAGCGAGTGCTGTCCAGGAAGGAGACGGAGGAGGAATTGATACAGGGCGAGGAGGAGGAAAGGTCGGGCGAGACCTCGGAGGAGAGCTCGGAAGAGGAGGAGTACACAGACTCTGAGGAGGAGACTGGACCGCGGTTAAAACCTGTGTACGTGCGCAAGAAGGACAGGATAACGGTgatggagaaagaaaaagaggcaATGCGGCAGAAGCAAGCAGAAGTCGAGGCCAAGAAAGCGGTCGAGGAACGAAAGAGGCAAACTCTGAGAATGGTAGAAGAAACGATACGGAAAGAGACACAGATGGGCAATAAAGGTAATACCGAGCACGAGAGCAAGTTGAACGATGTTTGCACGGACGACGAGAACGACGAAGTGGAATACGAAGCTTGGAAGCTGCGCGAgcttaaaagaattaaacgaGATCGCGAGGAGAGGGAGCAGCTCGAGAAGGAACGTTTGGAGATCGAGCGTATCCGCAATATGACTGAAGAGGAACGAAGGCAGGAGGCGCGACTAAACCCTAAGACGATCACCAATAAGGCGGCCAAAGGAAAGTACAAGTTCCTGCAGAAATACTATCATCGTGGCGCATTCTACTTGGACAAGGACGATACTATATTCAAGCGTGACTTCTCTGGCGCGACTTTAGAGGACCATTTCGACAAGACGATTCTACCGAAAGTCATGCAAGTAAAGAATTTCGGACGCAGCGGCAGAACCAAATACACTCACTTGGTGGATCAGGACACGACGCAGTTCGATTCACCTTGGATATCGGAGACCGCTCAAAATCTCAAATTCCACAATAATCAAGCGGCGGGGATGAAGCAAGTCTTTGAGCGACCCTTCttgaaaaagaggaaaactgaaaattaa
- the LOC139825390 gene encoding uncharacterized protein isoform X2, which produces MYSVCLTVFLVVSICSLTAQQPTFFRSTTFKGLSGLAPSAVALAKDEVRAVYYHEQTVAVVDLGPRNELHDCNIIEVYEPSEATDVLRNLSMTARPQVVSFQEITRLMQQCELLDGLQVEATSTLPTNALSRGTRIAASSITLFSGILPGTKWCGTGDLAENYHDLGDLPHIDRCCRNHDLCPIKVRAQQTRYNLTNYSLYTKSHCTCDQVLYQCLKAANHPTANLMGQIYFNIVKVPCIEDIGRNRYSSSDPLRKFVPVKRVY; this is translated from the exons ATGTATTCGGTGTGCTTGACGGTTTTTCTCGTCGTGTCGATATGCAGCTTGACCGCTCAGCAGCCAACGTTCTTCAGAAGCACAACATTCAAGGGGTTGAGCGGTCTCGCGCCAAGTGCCGTCGCGCTCGCGAAGGACGAGGTACGAGCGGTTTATTATCACGAACAGACGGTGGCAGTGGTCGATCTTGGTCCGAGAAATGAACTACATGACTGCAATATAATCGAAGTATA CGAGCCGTCCGAGGCTACTGATGTTTTGCGAAACTTGTCTATGACTGCGCGTCCGCAAGTAGTGTCCTTCCAGGAGATAACGAGACTCATGCAACAGTGCGAATTGTTAGACGGACTACAGGTGGAGGCCACGTCCACCTTGCCCACAAATGCATTGAGTAGAGGGACTCGTATAGCCGCGAGTTCCATCACTCTGTTCTCCGGTATTCTGCCAG GCACAAAATGGTGCGGTACGGGCGACTTAGCCGAGAATTATCACGATTTGGGCGATCTACCTCACATTGACAG GTGTTGTCGTAACCACGATCTCTGCCCAATAAAAGTACGAGCTCAGCAAACCCGATACAACCTCACTAACTACTCCCTGTACACTAA ATCACATTGTACTTGCGACCAAGTACTTTATCAATGTTTAAAAGCTGCCAACCATCCAACGGCGAATTTGATGGGGcagatatatttcaatatcgtCAAGGTGCCGTGTATAGAAGACATAGGAAGAAATCGATATTCTTCCTCAGATCCATTAAGAAAATTTGTACCTGTGAAAAGGGTATATTAA